One Oryzomonas sagensis DNA segment encodes these proteins:
- a CDS encoding glycosyltransferase family 4 protein, with translation MKIVINAFSARRGGGQTYLLNLLQYLEDCSGLDIFIFCPDTLRFPDHPAVKRLTTSWPIENPLLRALWEKFVLSKILKEIDADILFCPGGLINTRAPKRCKTVTMFRNMIPFDMSVRQKYPLGLMRIRNWLLEHSMLSSMMKADMVIFISEFARKVIEEKSHGHLRKAVTIPHGINDHFKIDNLPSKPKWLPDCEYLLYVSIFDVYKNQMEVVRGYHLLKSRREMKEKLILAGHCTAAYALKVMEEIQRLGLKNDVILTGNIAYQELPAAYAHAKINIFASTCENCPNILLEAMGAGRPLLISGIQPMPEFGGEAAVYFDPFDPEDFARQIMSIIDAPEELDRLGRMVAKRAEKYDWKETAHRTWQAIRELALSGK, from the coding sequence ATGAAGATCGTTATCAATGCTTTTTCCGCACGACGCGGAGGCGGACAGACATATCTGCTTAATCTCCTACAATATCTTGAAGATTGTTCAGGACTGGACATTTTCATTTTTTGCCCGGATACTCTGAGGTTCCCTGATCATCCTGCAGTCAAAAGGTTGACTACAAGCTGGCCAATAGAGAACCCTCTTTTACGCGCGTTGTGGGAAAAGTTTGTGTTATCTAAAATCCTTAAGGAAATTGATGCAGATATTCTCTTTTGCCCTGGTGGCCTTATAAACACCAGAGCTCCAAAAAGGTGCAAGACTGTCACCATGTTCAGAAACATGATCCCTTTTGACATGTCAGTTCGCCAAAAATATCCTCTTGGCCTGATGCGGATTAGAAACTGGCTGCTTGAACACTCCATGCTTTCGAGCATGATGAAGGCTGATATGGTGATTTTCATATCCGAATTCGCCCGCAAAGTCATCGAAGAAAAATCCCATGGTCACCTCAGAAAGGCGGTGACAATCCCACATGGTATTAATGACCATTTTAAAATAGACAACCTTCCATCCAAACCCAAATGGTTGCCGGATTGCGAATACCTTCTGTATGTTTCAATTTTTGATGTTTATAAAAATCAGATGGAAGTTGTGCGTGGTTATCATCTGTTGAAGTCTCGGCGCGAGATGAAGGAAAAACTCATTCTGGCTGGACATTGTACTGCAGCATATGCATTAAAGGTGATGGAGGAGATTCAACGTCTTGGTTTGAAGAATGATGTTATCCTGACTGGAAATATCGCCTATCAGGAATTGCCTGCCGCGTATGCCCATGCTAAAATCAACATCTTTGCTTCAACTTGTGAAAATTGTCCGAACATCCTCCTAGAGGCGATGGGGGCTGGACGGCCCCTGTTAATATCTGGCATTCAGCCAATGCCGGAATTTGGTGGTGAGGCAGCAGTTTATTTTGATCCGTTCGATCCAGAAGATTTTGCCAGACAAATAATGTCAATTATTGATGCTCCCGAGGAGTTGGACCGACTTGGACGCATGGTGGCGAAACGCGCAGAGAAGTATGACTGGAAAGAAACTGCCCATCGCACATGGCAAGCAATTAGAGAATTGGCTCTTTCCGGCAAATGA
- the asnB gene encoding asparagine synthase (glutamine-hydrolyzing): protein MCGILGVINSGTIDRILVSKALGLLAKRGPDDFGEWQESGVYFGHRRLSVIDLAKTGHQPMVSFDHRFVIVFNGEIYNYKEVRCLLEPSVSNWNSDSDTEVILAAYAKWGTNCLKYFHGMFAFAIWDRKDKVLFAARDRMGIKPFYYHYSSSCFAFSSRPRSLFYLEPALSKEIDEQGLRFYLEAGYVPAPHSIYKDVRKLPPAHYLLVDKKGLRLERYWDYRHIQPELSWVHRSEEELLDELDRLVSRSVESRLISDVPLGAFLSGGIDSSLVVAIMAKRLSQPVKTFTIGFADKAYDESSHALAVAECLGTEHHCEHLQVNDLLQLLPTFQEEYDEPFFDSSAFPVMAVSRLARKHVTVSLSGDGGDELFGGYHYYQIAQKINHFFDLPPQLRSVITSLIERLPQHKFKLLSGALRQPDRASAFAFSRSIAKDFGGVLTLDLIERTKSIYALFSSAAEIFPRELHPSEQGMRLDAFYTLPDDYLQKVDVASMAFSLESRDPLLDQDLIEWAMKLPLQWKLRGGVNKYLLRKLAYRYVPQRILDRPKQGFGVPIDSWLRGPLESWAEDRLYDKTLFSKVPLDQSAVLALWKMHKSGKRNVHPLLWAILMFLNFFDRYGAE, encoded by the coding sequence ATGTGTGGAATATTAGGGGTAATAAATAGCGGTACAATTGATAGGATCCTAGTTAGCAAAGCGCTTGGGTTGCTTGCTAAAAGAGGACCAGATGATTTTGGAGAATGGCAAGAATCCGGCGTTTATTTTGGGCATCGCAGGTTATCAGTGATTGATTTGGCAAAAACTGGTCACCAACCGATGGTGTCATTTGATCACCGTTTTGTAATAGTCTTTAATGGAGAAATCTATAATTATAAAGAAGTTCGGTGTTTATTAGAACCTTCTGTTAGTAATTGGAATAGCGATAGTGACACGGAAGTAATTTTGGCTGCTTATGCAAAATGGGGGACAAACTGCCTTAAATATTTTCATGGCATGTTTGCTTTTGCCATTTGGGATCGAAAAGATAAAGTACTTTTTGCAGCACGAGATCGCATGGGCATAAAGCCTTTTTATTACCACTATTCTTCATCTTGTTTTGCCTTTTCCTCTAGGCCCCGTTCGTTGTTTTATCTTGAACCTGCATTGTCAAAAGAAATAGACGAGCAGGGGCTTCGATTTTACCTGGAGGCGGGGTATGTGCCGGCTCCTCACTCCATTTACAAAGACGTGCGCAAACTCCCACCCGCTCATTATCTATTAGTTGATAAGAAAGGGTTACGGCTTGAACGATATTGGGATTATCGTCATATTCAGCCAGAATTGTCCTGGGTTCATCGAAGTGAAGAAGAGTTGCTCGATGAACTCGACAGGCTTGTTTCACGGTCGGTTGAATCTCGCTTGATAAGTGATGTACCGCTGGGAGCATTTTTATCGGGTGGAATAGATAGTTCATTGGTCGTGGCGATCATGGCCAAGCGTTTGTCGCAACCGGTTAAAACATTTACTATCGGCTTTGCGGATAAAGCTTATGATGAAAGCTCTCATGCGCTGGCTGTTGCGGAGTGCTTGGGCACAGAGCATCACTGTGAACATCTGCAGGTGAATGACCTTCTCCAACTTCTGCCCACCTTTCAAGAGGAATACGATGAACCCTTTTTCGACAGCTCGGCATTTCCTGTCATGGCGGTATCACGACTAGCGCGTAAACACGTGACTGTAAGCCTTTCTGGCGATGGAGGTGATGAACTTTTTGGTGGATACCACTACTACCAGATTGCTCAGAAGATAAATCATTTTTTCGATCTGCCTCCACAGTTGCGTTCAGTGATTACTTCCTTGATAGAAAGGTTGCCGCAGCATAAGTTTAAACTTTTATCTGGTGCCCTGCGTCAGCCTGATAGAGCATCAGCCTTTGCTTTTTCCAGAAGTATTGCAAAGGATTTTGGAGGAGTGCTTACCCTCGATCTCATTGAGCGAACGAAGAGTATATATGCACTTTTTTCTTCGGCTGCAGAAATTTTCCCGAGGGAGTTGCACCCTAGTGAACAGGGGATGCGACTTGATGCATTCTACACGCTTCCCGATGACTATCTGCAAAAAGTTGATGTTGCAAGCATGGCATTTTCTCTGGAGTCCAGGGACCCGCTGCTTGATCAGGATTTGATAGAATGGGCTATGAAGCTGCCGCTTCAGTGGAAGCTTCGGGGGGGCGTGAACAAATACTTACTCAGGAAATTGGCTTATCGTTACGTACCCCAAAGAATATTAGACCGACCCAAGCAGGGTTTCGGTGTCCCTATTGACAGTTGGTTACGCGGGCCACTTGAGTCATGGGCAGAGGATCGCCTCTATGACAAGACCTTATTTAGCAAGGTTCCTCTTGATCAGTCTGCCGTGCTTGCCCTCTGGAAGATGCATAAATCAGGCAAGCGCAATGTTCATCCATTATTATGGGCAATCCTCATGTTCTTGAATTTTTTTGACCGCTACGGGGCCGAATGA
- a CDS encoding O-antigen polymerase yields MLITLFFISLLSVLIFLLYVKEKIIYYTLLSPVFCCLISFLIVFIMYPFGMDFLRIKTILILLSFLFAFFCSEAFVPNISNVKNKDHKTQHIVKSKDINKLSMLLILMQLIALFSAYLTLMKAINFAKYDTVLYASTSITSSQAIIRGVMSNEDYGIPIWLKIISQFKYINYIAPLFFMVLSHKSTKNKFIWFFSTILACCYSVFFLERSGIFRIIVLNSMFWYYWYKPSIKTVGLKMFSAIVVLVPVFNLILLLRGQADSGGGNIYTYFVGALAGLDSFVSGNTGIVDSLSFNEIYVTAGGYSFGDAPIGQETLTELFKFVNNILQLGYTIQTNQEYIYSPIQTNVYTAIRAFYQDYGFLGIPFVFILGIVTNYIHRYCMNNKTIWSGYIIAYLCYVAIYSVIAYNFLIRDILVPYIILLILTHYTKSKKFIFCRIADMKLNSLKA; encoded by the coding sequence ATGTTAATTACACTTTTTTTTATCTCATTACTTTCTGTTTTAATTTTCCTTTTGTACGTTAAAGAAAAAATAATATATTACACTTTACTATCACCAGTATTTTGCTGCTTAATATCATTTTTAATAGTTTTTATAATGTATCCGTTTGGCATGGATTTTCTTAGAATCAAAACTATTTTAATTCTATTGTCTTTTCTTTTTGCTTTTTTCTGTTCTGAAGCATTTGTACCTAATATTTCAAATGTCAAGAATAAAGATCATAAAACTCAGCACATTGTTAAGAGTAAAGATATAAATAAACTATCAATGTTATTAATACTTATGCAATTAATTGCACTTTTTTCAGCTTATTTAACTCTTATGAAGGCAATAAACTTTGCAAAGTATGATACGGTGCTTTATGCAAGCACATCAATAACATCATCTCAAGCTATAATCAGAGGTGTTATGTCGAATGAAGATTATGGTATTCCAATTTGGCTTAAAATAATCAGTCAGTTTAAATATATAAATTACATAGCGCCATTATTTTTTATGGTACTTTCACATAAATCTACTAAAAATAAGTTTATTTGGTTTTTTTCAACAATATTAGCATGTTGTTATTCTGTATTTTTTTTAGAGAGGAGTGGTATTTTTAGAATTATCGTATTAAATAGCATGTTCTGGTATTACTGGTACAAGCCTAGTATTAAAACTGTAGGATTAAAAATGTTTAGTGCCATAGTTGTGCTGGTACCAGTTTTTAATTTAATTTTATTGCTTCGAGGGCAGGCAGATTCTGGTGGAGGAAATATATACACATACTTTGTTGGCGCATTAGCAGGTTTAGATTCATTTGTGAGTGGAAATACTGGCATAGTAGACAGTCTGTCTTTTAACGAAATTTATGTTACAGCTGGAGGGTATTCTTTTGGAGATGCTCCAATAGGCCAAGAAACCCTGACAGAGCTATTTAAATTTGTTAATAATATATTGCAGCTTGGGTATACTATACAGACTAACCAAGAATATATATATAGTCCTATTCAAACTAACGTTTACACTGCTATTAGAGCCTTCTACCAAGATTATGGATTTTTAGGGATACCTTTTGTATTCATCTTGGGGATTGTAACAAACTATATTCATCGTTATTGTATGAATAATAAGACCATTTGGTCTGGATATATAATAGCATATTTATGTTATGTTGCTATATACTCCGTGATAGCATATAATTTTCTTATTCGTGATATTTTAGTGCCATATATAATTTTGCTCATTCTCACGCATTACACAAAATCGAAAAAATTTATTTTTTGTAGAATAGCAGATATGAAATTAAATTCGTTGAAAGCGTGA
- a CDS encoding SDR family oxidoreductase, producing MSTPYDTCRDALHKKPKRWLITGTAGFIGSNLLEHLLKLDQTVVGLDNFSTGKQSNLDEVRSLVTAQQWQRFNFIEGDVRNLPTCQASCRGIDYVLHQGALGSVPRSIADPIASTENNVNGTLNMLVAARDNKIKRFVYASSSSVYGDHPALPKVEEHIGNPLSPYAVSKFVNELHAAQFALHYGLECIGLRYFNVFGPRQDPNGAYAAVIPKWIAAMIKGESVKINGTGETSRDFCYVENVVQANILAATVVNSAAVNQIYNVALNDRTTLCQLFANIRDLLAGEYAHLAEFKPVYGDFRTGDVMHSQADIGKVSQLLGYEPAHTIKQGLASAIEWYKFNLI from the coding sequence ATGTCCACACCGTATGACACGTGCAGAGACGCTCTACATAAAAAACCGAAACGCTGGTTAATTACGGGTACCGCTGGCTTTATCGGGTCCAATCTTCTTGAACACCTCCTAAAGCTGGATCAAACTGTCGTTGGGCTGGATAACTTTTCAACGGGAAAACAAAGTAATCTGGACGAAGTAAGGTCACTTGTCACTGCACAACAATGGCAACGCTTCAACTTTATTGAAGGCGACGTCCGCAATCTTCCGACCTGTCAGGCCTCATGCCGAGGTATTGACTATGTGCTCCATCAGGGTGCCTTGGGGTCAGTACCCCGTTCCATAGCCGATCCAATCGCCAGCACGGAGAACAACGTTAACGGTACGCTCAATATGCTGGTCGCGGCCAGGGACAACAAAATCAAGCGTTTTGTTTATGCCTCCAGCAGTTCAGTCTATGGCGACCATCCAGCGCTACCAAAGGTTGAAGAGCATATCGGCAATCCGCTTTCACCCTATGCCGTCTCCAAATTTGTCAATGAGTTACACGCTGCACAGTTTGCCTTACATTATGGTCTTGAGTGCATTGGACTACGCTATTTTAACGTATTCGGCCCGCGTCAAGATCCAAATGGTGCCTATGCAGCTGTTATTCCTAAATGGATTGCCGCCATGATCAAGGGAGAATCTGTAAAGATTAATGGCACCGGCGAAACCAGCCGTGATTTTTGTTATGTTGAGAATGTTGTACAGGCAAATATTTTGGCGGCGACAGTGGTTAATTCTGCAGCAGTCAATCAGATATACAATGTTGCTCTCAACGACCGCACTACTCTCTGTCAACTCTTTGCCAATATTCGTGATCTGTTAGCTGGCGAGTATGCACACCTTGCTGAGTTTAAGCCAGTTTATGGAGATTTTCGCACCGGCGATGTTATGCACTCGCAAGCGGATATAGGCAAAGTCTCGCAGTTGCTAGGCTATGAGCCTGCACATACCATTAAACAAGGCTTAGCCAGTGCTATTGAGTGGTATAAATTTAATTTAATTTAG
- a CDS encoding glycosyltransferase family 4 protein has translation MINVAALTTGKNIPSSRFRIRQYIEPLRSLGIAVHDYCPFYDETMGFKKLLNIRKRYVPPLALAQFLLKGIARVPGIIATHASQITWIERNILPGFEFPVYLTKSPRVLDVDDAIWMSSFMSGTSAKTLARSVDVVIAGNTFLADWYSNYCHKVYVIPTAIDCHRFTPLQKTDVNTDKPFIVGWTGTSGNYKYLKMIEAPLKKFLLGHNNAYLLIVADKPPSNINIDGRIKFVEWTPEIESSILHSFDVGIMPLTDEDWARGKCSFKLLQYMASGLPVIASPVGMNKEVINDNENGFFANTSSEWVDSLETLFSDRSLCSRYGESGLKIARDRFSLESNAKLIATIFKTLSDNLC, from the coding sequence ATGATTAATGTCGCAGCATTAACAACAGGCAAAAATATTCCATCCTCTCGATTTCGTATACGGCAATACATAGAGCCGTTGAGGTCGCTTGGAATTGCTGTACATGATTACTGTCCCTTTTATGACGAAACTATGGGCTTTAAGAAACTATTAAATATTAGGAAGCGGTATGTCCCCCCTCTTGCTTTAGCTCAATTTTTACTCAAAGGTATTGCCCGAGTTCCTGGGATCATTGCGACTCATGCCTCTCAAATCACTTGGATTGAGCGAAATATTTTACCTGGATTTGAATTTCCAGTTTATTTGACCAAGTCTCCAAGAGTTCTTGATGTCGATGATGCTATTTGGATGTCATCCTTTATGTCTGGAACTTCTGCAAAAACATTGGCACGTAGTGTTGATGTTGTCATAGCCGGTAACACCTTTTTAGCAGATTGGTATTCAAATTATTGCCATAAGGTTTACGTGATACCAACGGCAATAGACTGCCATCGTTTTACCCCCCTCCAAAAAACTGATGTAAATACTGATAAACCATTTATTGTTGGTTGGACAGGAACATCCGGCAATTATAAATATTTAAAAATGATAGAAGCCCCATTAAAAAAATTCTTGTTGGGCCACAACAATGCTTATTTATTGATAGTTGCCGATAAACCGCCGAGTAACATAAATATCGATGGTCGTATAAAATTTGTTGAATGGACCCCAGAAATCGAATCATCAATATTGCATAGTTTTGATGTAGGAATCATGCCATTAACTGACGAAGATTGGGCACGAGGAAAATGTAGTTTTAAGTTGTTGCAATATATGGCTTCCGGTCTGCCGGTGATTGCATCACCGGTCGGAATGAACAAGGAAGTTATCAATGATAATGAAAATGGTTTTTTTGCTAACACTTCTAGTGAGTGGGTAGACTCATTAGAGACTTTATTCTCTGATCGGTCTTTGTGTTCACGTTATGGTGAATCTGGTCTTAAAATTGCCCGAGATCGATTTAGCCTTGAATCAAATGCGAAGTTAATAGCAACCATATTTAAGACATTAAGTGACAATTTATGTTAA
- a CDS encoding nucleoside-diphosphate sugar epimerase/dehydratase, whose protein sequence is MFKNKTLLITGGTGSFGNAVLRRFLNTGIKEIRVFSRDEKKQEDMRIELNSSKVKFYIGDVRNYNSLHSAMHDVDYVFHAAALKQVPSCEFYPLEAVRTNILGTENMLNAALDNKVKKVICLSTDKAVYPINAMGISKAMMEKLMVAKARTTDTSQTIICGTRYGNVMASRGSVIPLFIKQIREGKPLTVTDPNMTRYLMSLEDAVDLVVYAFKNARQGDIFVQKASASTIMDLAIAVREIFKADNEIKIIGTRHGEKLYETLLTREEKNKAEDLGGYYRIVPDGRDLNYGKYFTEGEEKIAEIEDYNSHNTRRLNVGGVKELLLKLDYIQQELAASGIGQ, encoded by the coding sequence ATGTTTAAAAACAAAACACTACTGATAACTGGTGGAACCGGTTCATTTGGTAATGCTGTGCTCCGACGTTTTCTCAATACTGGCATTAAGGAAATTCGTGTGTTCAGCCGCGACGAAAAAAAACAGGAAGACATGCGTATCGAACTGAATAGCAGCAAAGTCAAGTTCTATATCGGCGATGTACGCAACTATAACAGCCTGCACTCGGCCATGCATGATGTGGATTATGTCTTCCATGCAGCAGCTCTCAAACAAGTTCCATCCTGCGAATTTTACCCCTTAGAAGCTGTGAGGACCAACATTCTGGGTACAGAGAACATGTTGAATGCGGCGCTAGACAACAAGGTGAAAAAGGTGATTTGCCTAAGTACTGACAAGGCGGTTTACCCGATCAACGCCATGGGTATTTCCAAGGCGATGATGGAAAAGCTGATGGTCGCCAAGGCCCGCACAACAGATACCTCACAAACAATTATTTGTGGCACACGGTATGGTAATGTTATGGCGTCCAGAGGTTCTGTAATTCCTCTCTTCATTAAACAGATTCGTGAGGGTAAGCCGCTAACCGTGACCGATCCCAACATGACCAGATACCTCATGTCGCTTGAAGACGCCGTAGATTTGGTTGTTTACGCCTTTAAAAATGCACGCCAAGGCGATATCTTTGTTCAGAAAGCCTCGGCATCAACGATCATGGATTTAGCGATCGCAGTACGAGAGATTTTCAAAGCCGACAATGAGATCAAGATCATCGGGACCCGGCATGGCGAGAAGCTTTACGAGACCCTTTTGACGCGTGAAGAGAAAAACAAGGCCGAAGATCTTGGGGGGTATTACCGGATTGTACCTGATGGCCGTGATTTGAACTATGGCAAGTACTTCACCGAAGGCGAAGAGAAGATTGCAGAAATCGAGGACTATAATTCTCACAATACCCGCCGGTTGAATGTCGGAGGGGTTAAAGAGTTGTTGTTGAAGCTTGACTATATCCAGCAAGAGCTTGCTGCTTCAGGAATCGGGCAATGA
- the murJ gene encoding murein biosynthesis integral membrane protein MurJ translates to MRLATILGSLTGINVLLTFIYQWYIVTIIGPGTETDSFFASMVVPQLILTVVTGSLIFVLVPILATEQDDSFHQETWNFFLAIGVLFSVTTVILYLTTNYWVPMTVPGFSPHSKTLTIALTKIQLVGMLFTALAGVLGAAYNAKQQFVWVSLSPVFSTIIGLIFLVCLLPRMGVMAAAWAMVLKMFIQMALLLPILGKFKRLDFESIAFKKAWTKLKPLLLGNTYSKTDQLIDRFLASMAPMGELSLLHLSQQIYGAGNQVITSAIASPMVPLLAQKASSGEWNTFKDISKKRLSVVVWLTGIILLVIIVIGRPILSVVFGHGRFLAAQLQYFWLILIALAGVLIGGAMGQILSTSFYAKGNTHTPTKIGVIGFSIGIVLKLTGFNLFGVIGVALANSIYLFLNAFIMQYYLTKNLEILIHAPNIVSKTRF, encoded by the coding sequence GTGCGGCTTGCAACTATACTTGGTAGCCTGACCGGCATAAATGTTCTACTCACGTTTATTTATCAGTGGTATATAGTTACAATAATTGGACCTGGCACTGAGACAGATTCCTTTTTTGCAAGCATGGTCGTCCCCCAACTCATCCTAACAGTAGTCACTGGCTCTTTAATATTTGTTCTAGTACCAATACTCGCAACAGAACAGGATGACTCTTTCCATCAAGAAACGTGGAACTTCTTTTTAGCAATTGGCGTATTGTTCTCCGTAACAACGGTAATACTATACCTAACCACGAATTACTGGGTGCCAATGACTGTACCTGGTTTTTCGCCCCACTCAAAAACCCTTACGATAGCTTTAACGAAAATACAACTTGTTGGCATGCTGTTCACCGCACTTGCAGGAGTTTTGGGCGCGGCATATAATGCAAAGCAGCAATTTGTATGGGTAAGTTTAAGCCCAGTGTTTTCAACGATTATTGGGTTAATCTTTCTCGTTTGCTTACTCCCTCGTATGGGGGTAATGGCAGCAGCATGGGCAATGGTACTTAAAATGTTTATCCAAATGGCATTACTTTTGCCAATTTTGGGTAAGTTTAAAAGGCTTGATTTTGAAAGCATCGCTTTCAAAAAAGCATGGACAAAACTTAAGCCCCTTTTATTAGGGAATACCTATTCAAAAACAGATCAATTGATTGATAGATTTTTGGCTTCTATGGCGCCAATGGGTGAACTTTCCCTTTTGCATTTATCACAACAGATCTATGGCGCCGGGAATCAGGTTATTACCTCTGCCATTGCAAGCCCAATGGTACCATTATTGGCACAGAAGGCCAGTAGTGGCGAGTGGAATACCTTTAAAGATATATCAAAAAAGCGTCTATCAGTTGTGGTATGGCTTACGGGTATTATTTTATTGGTTATCATAGTGATTGGTAGGCCAATTCTAAGTGTCGTTTTTGGTCATGGCCGTTTTTTAGCAGCCCAGTTACAATATTTCTGGCTGATTTTAATAGCACTCGCCGGGGTTTTGATTGGCGGCGCTATGGGGCAAATTCTTTCAACAAGTTTTTATGCTAAAGGAAATACACATACACCGACTAAAATTGGTGTTATCGGATTTAGTATTGGAATTGTCTTAAAGTTGACTGGCTTTAATTTGTTCGGAGTTATTGGTGTTGCACTTGCAAATAGCATATACCTTTTTCTTAACGCATTCATAATGCAATATTATTTAACAAAAAATTTAGAGATACTTATTCATGCACCTAATATCGTATCGAAAACTAGGTTCTAA